CCTATATTGGTAAAAGGTCCTATAATACAGTGCCGGCTCTTACATCCAGCTGTCCGCCCACGGGCCCCCCTGCCCCGACTCatactgacacagacacactcagatCAACACGGTGCCCGGGGTCTCCCACCCGCCGGCCCCCCCTGGCTGGTCGGCGATGCGTCCCGCAGAGAGGTCCCGTCTCGTTcagtggacggggggggggggggtggggggtgtgtggctgtgtgggtgCTGGCGTTTCAAAGAGCCAGGGTGGTTGTCCGCCGGGGAGCCTGCTCAGCAGTGATGCGTGAAGGAAAGTGGTCACGCGAGattgtctcctctccccccgcgGTGGTACAGCCAGCGCACAACCCCCtcctcagacaggaagtcagcgcacatccctctcctcagacaggaagtcagccCCTGTCGCTCCACATTCATTGCTGTAGATTCATCATTCCGCTTCGTCctaacctcttttttttttttgtctttgtcttgtttttagggtttttcaatatttattatagatatatatatttatatatatttatagatttgTGGTAGCAAAGGATGTACCCGAGTCTGGCATTTTGAAGAAAGAGGTGTCTCTACCCGTGGTTTGTCTAGAAATATGAATTATCATATTAGCATcttattggtggaaaaaaaGAGATGGTTTGGTGGCGTTTTGATCCATGAAATCCTGATGCCTTCGAATTCAGACAGCGGTGAAACGCACTTGGTTGCAACCAAATGAGACATTCAGAGATTTATTCATGATTACTAATCTCATCTCcagacttcccccccccccccccccctctaagcCTCCTCAACCAAGCCAGAAGCCTTATAAAACAAACCACATGTCGATGTCAAATACAACTACAACATCCTGTGCCACAACCGGTACCAATAAAACACAAAGAGTGAGACGGTCAGAAAATGCCAGACCAGAATTCAGCtttgccccgccccccccccggccgcccGCACGCCTCCCCCTCACCGATCCAGGCCAATCAGCAGGCGGctgcgctcctcctccttctggctCTCGTTCTTGAGGTCGGCGAACACCTGGGTGAAGTAGTGCGGGTCGGAGTTGATCTGCAGCATCTTGCCGCTCATCAGGTTGATGATGGACAGGCAGCGGTCCCAGAAAGTCTCCTTGGAGGTCTCCACCAGGAAGGGCTTGAGCGGGTAGGAGATCTCGTTGCCCATGTAGGAGTAGGACAGGTAGAGGCAGGTGAGCAGCACGGCCTGCAGCTCGTGCTCCGACGCCACGTCGGACGGCACCACGTCGCGGCACAGCATGTACACGAACACCACGTTGGCGGGCGTGATGAAGCCCTGGTCCTGCCagccctgcagcagcagggagCGGTCCACGGAGCGCAGCCACAGCACGGGGTCGGTGGGGGACAGGTGCTTCAGCCGGTAGCAGCGCCGGCACAGGAACTCGCCCAGGCAGCGGAGCAGCTCGCTGGTGGAGGCCTGCACGATCACCCGCTTGGGGGTCCCGGGGGCGGCGGCCGCGTTGGTGGAGTTGCCCAGCGGGGCCTTCTTGACGGAGGACACCGGGGGGACGGCGGAGCCCTtggcgggcggcggcgggggcggtggCGGGGTCCCGTCCTGGGCGAAGGTGGACAGGTTGGCGCAGGACTGGGACTTCTTCAGGTTCTCGTTGTTGAGGTGCGTGACGTTGTTCTGGTAGCCGTTGGGCTGCACCTTCTTGGAGCTCTTCTTCTTGGCGGATACCGCCACGATGCGTTTCCATGGCAGCACGTTGATGAGCGAGTGGCGCTTGAGGTTCTTGTCCTTGGCGTTCTTGCTGTTCTGCACGGCCATGTAGTGGCCCACCGTGGCCGGCCCATCCTCGAAGAGGGCGGCCTTGCGGTAGCTGGGTGACAGGGACAGCACGGTTCCCATGGTGACTgtcggtgggtggggggggctggggcgtccgtccgggtgggggggggggttcagccgCTCCGGGAGGGGTGGGTGTCTGGcggggggggtcccgggggggtcGGCGCCTCAATGGTtctgggggacagggggaccCGGGCTACAGGCTGCCGGAGGTCTCAGGCATCTGCAGCTCTGGGCGGGACGGAGGCGGCTCTCTACGATTGGCTGCCGGGGTCTTTAGCGCTCGCCGCTCCGTGTCTGCGTGTGGCCAGCGGCGCCTGCGGGGGAAACACACAACAGACGGGTCGCTCAGAGACGGGGGCGTGTTGGGgtgctctgtgttctgctgGCATTGCAGCTCCTGGATGTTGTTTACTATGGATTTTGGGTTTTAGTCATTTAGCTGTTTTTCGTTTGGTGAATCTAAACGTTATGTTGGTCTTTTGAGATGCATGTCATTGCTAGCTGGTGTGGGCTGACTTTTGGCACTGGGGTTCAAAGCCAgacccttccctccccccccccccccccccgcgcccaaCCTTTCACATTTCCCTGAATGTGCGGGAGCGTACACAGGCGGTAGGCCATGCTCTCAGAAAGCGACACACTAATTTATGCAAAATATGCTAATACGAATAGGTAGCTGCATTTTGAGACCATTCAATGACACTACTTTCTATTCATTCACTCAAAAGGGCACGCGTCTACTATCACTATGTCCATGTAATGTCAATGTCAGTCACCTGTCTAACCATATGTTGTGTTGCTTTTATGCTTTTGTTTCTTCTATCTAACACCAACCTGCCAGGGACTACAGatgaaaaatagttttttaaCTAAATCTGGTACATTTATATGTCCGATGCAATGGCCATGTTGATTAATGTACACTGTCCCTTTTAAATAgataaacaaactgaaaaaatAGGCTGCTGCTAAACCCATTCCCATAATAGATAATAGGCTTTAATGATCTTGGACTGTACCATTTAGGGAGAGAAGCTACAATGCATGTGTAATTTACAGGGTACTCATTGTGAagtgtgttttggagatgaatcGAAGCTTAAAGCGATGCTCTAGATGTGGGGGCAATGGCCGCCCGTCAGACACACATGAGCGCAGCCTCAAA
The window above is part of the Gadus morhua unplaced genomic scaffold, gadMor3.0, whole genome shotgun sequence genome. Proteins encoded here:
- the cdk5r1b gene encoding cyclin-dependent kinase 5 activator 1b → MGTVLSLSPSYRKAALFEDGPATVGHYMAVQNSKNAKDKNLKRHSLINVLPWKRIVAVSAKKKSSKKVQPNGYQNNVTHLNNENLKKSQSCANLSTFAQDGTPPPPPPPPAKGSAVPPVSSVKKAPLGNSTNAAAAPGTPKRVIVQASTSELLRCLGEFLCRRCYRLKHLSPTDPVLWLRSVDRSLLLQGWQDQGFITPANVVFVYMLCRDVVPSDVASEHELQAVLLTCLYLSYSYMGNEISYPLKPFLVETSKETFWDRCLSIINLMSGKMLQINSDPHYFTQVFADLKNESQKEEERSRLLIGLDR